A region of Mammaliicoccus sp. Dog046 DNA encodes the following proteins:
- a CDS encoding glycosyltransferase family 2 protein, producing MDKLVSIIISVYNKEEFLKECIESLIHLKIDHKQIEAIFVDDCSTDRSLEIIESYAKDHDFIQIISLPSNTGSPSEPRNVGMKQATGKYITLLDADDWLDTDGFPKFIHKVNEDDADFGLGRSFKHSSKGVAHHARFTTYKDASHVKPEEIIKIFRAVGPPGKVFKRELIEKHQIAFEHMKFGEDKLFFTELISKVEDITMSTTPVYHVNRFDENESLVKETSVIDKAYLNKDILERVCEMELPEQLNKLALNRIIELDFFRRFLHTKTFLKSEHKEAFYELIDEVEAILKKHHYDMKDFLDNPIFINMYNLYQLEGKADFLTYTRDAVHGRWHFYIEDNVVYKVTEHKIEGIKPISEGCYPVYEGTQMIDGSLVEVIRVLKPESVEIKRVSAVAMRDVQVAKDVEFDYHDGRLYIKQDQFAKMPHADVNLCVYHDDLGLTLVHASYPSNNERYKMKRQKFKLEFVDRIKEKKDAKYINKITGPMILTRKANLYKDVGFVEALQSLEPGTKVNPTSISHTSKGTPRLVLEDGSIMTANKDFVTKMNTTKLDKYITDIPKRIKVKKACKLYGTRAFNQTPVKDLAAGEQLNISNILYTDKSTPRLVTEDGNFLTANKDYIEVIE from the coding sequence ATGGATAAATTAGTCTCTATCATCATTTCTGTTTATAACAAGGAAGAATTTTTAAAGGAATGTATAGAATCATTAATTCATTTAAAAATAGACCATAAACAAATTGAAGCGATATTTGTAGATGATTGTTCAACAGACCGATCACTGGAAATTATCGAAAGTTACGCGAAGGATCATGATTTTATACAAATCATTTCACTACCGAGTAATACAGGTAGCCCATCTGAGCCGAGAAACGTTGGTATGAAACAAGCAACTGGGAAGTATATCACGTTACTCGATGCAGATGATTGGTTAGATACAGATGGATTCCCGAAATTCATACATAAAGTCAACGAAGATGATGCTGATTTCGGTTTAGGAAGAAGTTTTAAACATTCATCAAAAGGCGTAGCCCATCACGCGAGATTCACGACTTACAAAGATGCATCCCATGTAAAACCAGAAGAAATTATTAAAATCTTTAGAGCAGTTGGACCTCCGGGGAAAGTTTTTAAACGAGAACTTATAGAGAAACATCAAATTGCGTTTGAACATATGAAATTTGGTGAAGATAAATTATTCTTCACTGAATTAATCTCTAAAGTAGAAGACATTACAATGTCGACGACACCTGTATATCATGTTAATCGATTTGATGAAAATGAATCACTCGTTAAAGAAACTTCTGTGATAGATAAAGCATATTTAAATAAAGATATTCTTGAGCGCGTTTGTGAAATGGAACTACCTGAACAACTCAATAAACTAGCGCTTAACAGAATTATCGAATTGGATTTCTTTAGACGTTTTCTACATACAAAGACTTTTTTGAAATCAGAACATAAAGAAGCTTTTTATGAATTGATAGATGAAGTAGAAGCTATTCTAAAGAAACATCACTATGACATGAAAGATTTCTTAGATAATCCGATCTTTATCAATATGTATAATCTTTATCAATTGGAAGGGAAGGCAGACTTCCTGACGTATACGCGTGATGCTGTTCATGGTCGTTGGCATTTTTATATAGAAGATAATGTCGTATATAAAGTAACAGAACACAAAATTGAGGGTATCAAGCCTATATCAGAAGGTTGTTATCCTGTGTATGAAGGCACGCAAATGATTGATGGTTCACTTGTTGAAGTGATTAGAGTATTGAAACCTGAATCTGTTGAAATCAAACGCGTGAGTGCTGTAGCAATGAGAGATGTACAAGTAGCGAAAGATGTAGAGTTTGATTATCATGACGGTAGATTATACATTAAACAAGATCAATTTGCGAAAATGCCACATGCAGATGTTAACCTATGCGTTTATCACGATGATCTTGGGTTAACGCTTGTGCATGCATCATATCCAAGTAATAACGAAAGATATAAAATGAAACGCCAAAAGTTCAAGTTAGAGTTTGTAGATCGCATTAAAGAAAAGAAAGATGCGAAATATATTAATAAAATAACAGGTCCGATGATATTAACTAGGAAAGCTAATTTATATAAAGACGTTGGATTTGTAGAAGCACTGCAAAGTCTAGAACCAGGTACTAAGGTTAATCCAACATCCATCTCACATACATCAAAAGGCACACCACGACTTGTATTAGAAGACGGAAGTATCATGACAGCGAATAAAGACTTTGTGACGAAGATGAATACGACTAAACTAGATAAATATATCACAGACATACCAAAGCGTATAAAAGTGAAAAAGGCATGTAAATTATATGGAACAAGAGCATTTAACCAAACACCAGTAAAAGATTTAGCAGCAGGCGAACAACTGAATATAAGCAATATACTTTATACAGATAAATCAACACCAAGACTCGTAACAGAAGACGGAAACTTCTTAACAGCGAATAAAGATTATATCGAAGTGATAGAGTAG
- a CDS encoding LLM class flavin-dependent oxidoreductase, producing MKRMKLGYFLTGFGHHVASCRHPETQKQGSMDLNNIIKQAKIAEHAKFDFLFMSDTLYLDKKTHPDAFTSPEPISFMSIIATHTKHLGLVVTGSTTYSEPFHLARVYASLDHYSNGRAGWNIVTSGISDTAKNFNGQTNIDHDLRYDQADEFLDVTKQLWDSWRDVSPEKIHEAGGFYNVREPKPIHFKGQFYSVRGPLNIEESPQRYPLLVQAGSSKKGTEFASKHAEVVFTAQNDINDAIQFSNQLKAQTKIQRGDDQDVVIMPGIFPVIGSTREEAEARFQELQDLIVPEVGLDLLSSYLGDADLTGYALDTPFDQIEIDGGDNIQSRVDLIKATAKKNQSTLEDIMKFVAGARGHHIIIGTAEDVADRMETWFTQGAADGFNIMPPLNPTQFDLFVNEVVPILQKRGLVQTEYNKGTLREKLGLKQAVHI from the coding sequence TTGAAAAGAATGAAATTAGGATATTTTTTAACTGGATTTGGACATCATGTAGCAAGTTGTAGACATCCTGAAACACAGAAACAAGGTAGCATGGATTTAAATAACATTATTAAGCAAGCGAAGATAGCAGAACATGCGAAGTTTGATTTTCTATTTATGTCAGATACGTTATACCTGGATAAGAAAACGCACCCTGATGCTTTTACAAGTCCTGAACCTATTTCGTTTATGTCGATCATCGCAACACACACTAAGCATTTAGGTCTTGTTGTAACTGGTTCAACAACGTATTCTGAACCGTTCCACCTCGCTAGAGTATATGCGTCGTTAGATCATTATAGTAATGGTAGAGCTGGATGGAATATTGTAACTTCTGGTATCAGTGATACTGCTAAAAACTTTAACGGCCAAACGAATATTGATCATGATTTACGTTATGATCAAGCGGATGAATTTCTCGATGTTACTAAACAGTTGTGGGATTCTTGGCGCGATGTAAGTCCTGAAAAAATTCATGAAGCAGGTGGATTTTATAATGTTCGTGAACCGAAACCGATTCATTTTAAAGGTCAATTTTACAGTGTGCGCGGTCCTTTAAATATTGAAGAATCACCACAGCGTTATCCTTTACTTGTACAAGCTGGTTCTTCAAAAAAAGGTACAGAGTTTGCATCGAAACATGCTGAAGTTGTGTTTACGGCTCAGAACGATATTAATGATGCCATTCAATTTTCAAATCAGTTGAAAGCACAAACGAAAATACAACGCGGTGACGATCAAGATGTCGTTATCATGCCTGGAATATTCCCGGTTATTGGGTCCACTCGTGAAGAAGCTGAAGCGCGTTTTCAAGAATTACAAGATTTAATTGTTCCGGAGGTTGGATTAGATTTATTGTCTTCTTATTTAGGTGATGCAGATTTAACAGGGTATGCCTTAGATACACCATTTGACCAGATTGAAATTGATGGTGGAGATAATATACAAAGTCGTGTCGATCTGATTAAAGCTACGGCGAAGAAAAATCAATCTACTTTAGAAGATATTATGAAATTTGTAGCAGGTGCGAGAGGGCATCATATTATCATCGGTACTGCAGAAGATGTTGCTGACAGAATGGAAACATGGTTTACACAAGGTGCAGCAGATGGGTTTAATATTATGCCTCCGTTGAATCCAACTCAATTTGATTTGTTTGTCAATGAAGTGGTACCTATTCTACAAAAACGTGGACTCGTCCAAACTGAATATAACAAAGGGACGTTAAGGGAGAAATTAGGGCTGAAACAAGCGGTTCATATATAA
- a CDS encoding acyltransferase family protein: MKVYTSVIFWMRAIACLSIVMIHTITTTFYKFDMPNEGYLLRSVQLLLLYATPVFVFISEFLLAKQYKTKVKEGFIKQKLMILGIPYIIINLGLAYVYGYPKNMSDYLDSVSFMMFHGGTLTYFIIIIFQFYALHMLFAKYLVKLNPIKMIVYSLIITTLYWAMRTFIDAPDAEYLNWMWDREGWMVFIGWLSYFLLGFYMGLYYETLMANIKRYSLHIIIGTIVVTAITLYNYLSGWITLVDSKRIDTPIFVTMVILMFFLVSAYTKYVPKFFIVISNYSFSIYLIHYFMIHRLGQLHDNPIFNIIFTFTLTITFSICIAYLLNLFKFGKFIVGGIGKVKYESFYNSYKNNQVD; the protein is encoded by the coding sequence ATGAAAGTTTATACATCAGTCATATTTTGGATGAGAGCAATCGCGTGTTTGAGTATTGTTATGATTCACACAATTACGACGACATTTTATAAATTTGATATGCCGAACGAAGGGTACTTATTAAGAAGTGTTCAATTATTATTACTTTACGCGACACCGGTATTTGTATTTATCTCGGAATTCTTATTAGCGAAGCAATACAAGACGAAAGTTAAAGAAGGATTTATTAAACAAAAATTAATGATTTTAGGAATTCCTTATATCATTATTAATTTAGGATTAGCTTATGTGTATGGCTATCCAAAAAATATGAGCGACTATTTAGACAGTGTTTCATTTATGATGTTCCATGGTGGGACTTTAACATACTTTATTATTATTATTTTCCAATTTTACGCGTTACATATGTTGTTCGCGAAATATTTAGTGAAATTAAACCCAATCAAGATGATTGTCTATTCACTTATTATTACAACGTTATACTGGGCGATGCGTACATTTATAGATGCACCAGACGCTGAGTATTTAAACTGGATGTGGGATAGAGAAGGTTGGATGGTGTTCATCGGATGGCTCAGCTATTTCTTATTAGGGTTCTATATGGGGCTTTATTACGAAACATTAATGGCGAATATCAAGAGATATAGTCTGCACATTATTATAGGTACAATTGTGGTAACAGCGATTACACTTTATAACTATTTATCAGGATGGATTACGTTAGTTGATTCTAAACGTATCGACACACCGATCTTTGTGACGATGGTGATACTGATGTTCTTCTTAGTATCTGCATATACAAAATATGTGCCGAAGTTCTTTATAGTTATCAGTAATTATTCATTCTCTATTTATTTGATACATTATTTCATGATTCATAGATTAGGACAATTACATGATAATCCGATATTCAATATTATATTTACGTTTACTTTGACAATCACATTCTCAATTTGTATCGCTTATTTGTTAAATTTGTTTAAATTTGGTAAATTTATAGTTGGAGGTATTGGGAAAGTTAAATATGAATCATTTTACAACAGCTATAAAAATAACCAAGTAGATTAA
- a CDS encoding DUF805 domain-containing protein, with product MESQSNQVLQCYKNFWTRYIDINGRSTRAEYWHPLWINMIITALLGTFSAGILSSLFGIVIFIPAFTVMVRRLHDTSRTMLLAVIAEFSAIITSIVAAVFIFAVLAIAISTESGGFLGFGLVAGVIGAAVVGIIWLYTLFVLASPGKKGPNRYGYDGSCNIKPEVEVQ from the coding sequence ATGGAAAGTCAATCGAATCAAGTATTACAATGCTACAAGAATTTTTGGACGCGTTATATAGATATTAATGGTAGGTCTACGCGTGCTGAATACTGGCATCCGTTATGGATAAATATGATTATTACTGCATTGCTGGGTACTTTTTCAGCGGGAATATTGAGTAGTTTATTTGGAATTGTTATATTCATTCCGGCTTTCACTGTGATGGTAAGACGTTTGCATGACACAAGTCGCACGATGTTACTGGCTGTTATTGCTGAATTTAGTGCTATAATTACTAGTATAGTAGCAGCAGTATTCATTTTTGCTGTATTAGCTATTGCGATCAGTACCGAAAGTGGAGGCTTTCTTGGATTCGGATTAGTTGCAGGTGTGATCGGTGCGGCTGTTGTAGGAATCATTTGGTTATATACATTATTTGTATTAGCATCCCCTGGTAAAAAAGGTCCAAATAGATACGGCTACGATGGCAGTTGTAATATTAAACCTGAAGTTGAAGTTCAATAA
- a CDS encoding tripartite tricarboxylate transporter TctB family protein, whose amino-acid sequence MGGIIFSFILFAISSYFFVQSVTMEDLRDVDPIGASGIPNIVLFCLVVLTLYTLVSEIIKYKKVKRPEQNDVQKKTLSKPFIINLSIVVSIGVFILLLNKTGFFIGCLVLTPILLICLGAKNKIQIVLVSVGVPIFFSFLFGNILSIPIPKGVGIFSEISSILY is encoded by the coding sequence ATGGGTGGTATTATATTTAGTTTTATATTATTTGCGATAAGTTCATATTTCTTTGTTCAGTCAGTGACAATGGAAGATTTAAGAGACGTCGATCCGATTGGGGCATCTGGTATACCAAATATTGTGCTGTTCTGCCTAGTCGTTTTGACACTATATACGTTAGTCAGTGAAATCATTAAATACAAAAAAGTAAAACGTCCTGAACAAAACGACGTACAGAAAAAAACGTTGAGTAAACCGTTTATTATCAATTTGAGTATTGTCGTTTCGATTGGCGTATTTATTTTATTGTTAAATAAGACAGGTTTCTTTATAGGATGTTTAGTGCTAACACCGATATTACTGATTTGTTTAGGTGCTAAAAATAAAATTCAAATTGTCCTCGTTTCAGTTGGGGTGCCAATATTCTTCTCATTCTTATTCGGAAATATATTGAGTATTCCTATACCTAAAGGGGTAGGTATCTTCTCTGAAATTAGCAGCATTCTATATTAA
- a CDS encoding tripartite tricarboxylate transporter substrate binding protein yields MKKNKLLSVLLLAILITGCSAQADTDEDKAKEKQAIKNFPNKTIEVVIPFGEGSASDTFVRQYSKILSEHSNANFQPVNKDGSGGLLGMLYSYQQNNDGYNILEVTPSQVISDTLDKSEDIKLLDEFEPLAQIQNDIYVISVAQDSPIKSYEDLVEKSKKGKVTVGGVSSTGLDDFATSQFSNEAKINTEFIPYSSGSEVKAAALGGEVDVYLDKVVNVVDYAQSKKVRPIIVFNDKRIDKIKAFENVPSTKEKGLDVDIGSWRGFVVKKGTPKAVKDKLAKQLKDAYETDEYKKYEAMNLVDSESSYLDADEFDKKMKSEYKKFNQIAKELEIK; encoded by the coding sequence ATGAAGAAAAATAAACTGTTGTCCGTATTATTATTAGCGATATTGATAACTGGTTGCAGTGCACAGGCAGATACAGATGAGGACAAAGCAAAGGAAAAGCAAGCCATCAAAAACTTCCCAAATAAAACAATCGAAGTCGTTATTCCATTTGGTGAAGGTAGTGCGAGTGATACCTTTGTAAGACAGTATTCTAAAATATTATCCGAACATTCTAATGCGAACTTTCAACCAGTGAATAAAGATGGAAGCGGCGGGTTGTTGGGGATGTTGTATTCCTATCAACAAAATAATGATGGCTATAATATTTTAGAAGTCACACCATCTCAAGTGATATCCGATACTTTAGATAAAAGTGAAGACATTAAATTATTAGATGAATTTGAACCACTTGCGCAAATACAAAATGATATTTATGTAATATCCGTTGCACAAGACAGCCCGATTAAGAGCTATGAAGACTTAGTTGAGAAATCTAAGAAAGGTAAAGTGACTGTTGGTGGAGTGAGTTCAACAGGGTTGGACGACTTTGCGACAAGTCAATTTAGTAACGAAGCTAAGATCAATACTGAATTTATACCTTATTCATCAGGATCAGAAGTGAAAGCAGCAGCGTTAGGCGGAGAGGTCGACGTATATTTAGATAAAGTCGTCAACGTTGTCGATTACGCACAGTCTAAGAAAGTGAGACCAATCATAGTATTCAACGATAAGCGTATTGATAAGATTAAAGCATTTGAAAATGTACCATCTACTAAGGAAAAAGGGCTCGATGTGGATATTGGTTCATGGAGAGGTTTTGTAGTGAAGAAAGGAACACCAAAAGCGGTAAAAGATAAATTAGCAAAACAATTAAAAGACGCATATGAGACAGACGAATATAAGAAATATGAAGCAATGAATCTCGTAGATTCAGAATCGAGCTATCTTGATGCAGACGAATTCGACAAGAAAATGAAATCAGAATATAAAAAGTTCAATCAAATAGCGAAAGAATTAGAAATTAAATAG
- a CDS encoding tripartite tricarboxylate transporter permease, whose amino-acid sequence MDINLLKDSFLAVLEPMNLMLIIIGLVIGIFLGALPGIGSSMAIVLALPFTYFLDVLPAIALLATIYVGSSYGGSITAILFNTPGTPEAVATTFDGYPMAQDGKAKKALGLAISSSAFGGVFAVILMFFLSSALSEVAFKIHSSEYFALAILGMTVISSLGNNNMVKAIISGLIGIFISTIGIDPLTSTDRFTFNTIELMNGVNYIPIMIGAFALGEVFSQITNKDSNNLNMTSDVSKGLFKFKDFFVYKWVAIKSAVIGSLLGILPGTGGSVAAFVSYGVAMKTDKNPEEFGKGKAAGVVAPETANNAAAGVSMIPTMILGIPGSPTTAVILAALVLQGVQPGPQLIADQPILLYSIFLAMLFASVMTLVAGRAGVQVFTYLLKAPYAIIASLIIILSLLGAYATNNDLLNVWIMLLFGVVGYLMKIYNYSIPSLILGIVLGPLMEKSLRRHLLINDGSYLSLFQSPVTVILLAISVAIVVLPMITSKKKLAK is encoded by the coding sequence ATGGATATCAATTTATTGAAAGATTCATTTTTAGCAGTACTTGAACCAATGAATTTAATGCTTATTATAATAGGACTTGTAATCGGTATTTTTCTTGGGGCATTACCAGGTATAGGATCGTCTATGGCGATAGTATTAGCATTACCGTTTACGTATTTTTTAGATGTGTTACCAGCAATTGCGTTATTAGCTACGATTTATGTTGGGTCGTCTTACGGAGGGTCTATTACAGCCATATTATTTAATACACCCGGAACACCAGAAGCGGTCGCGACTACGTTTGATGGTTATCCAATGGCGCAAGACGGAAAAGCAAAGAAAGCATTAGGGTTAGCCATAAGTAGTTCAGCATTTGGTGGCGTGTTCGCAGTTATTCTGATGTTCTTCTTATCTTCTGCACTTTCCGAAGTCGCATTTAAGATACACTCGTCGGAGTATTTTGCATTAGCGATATTGGGCATGACCGTCATATCATCATTAGGTAACAATAACATGGTTAAAGCGATTATCTCAGGATTGATCGGTATCTTCATATCTACAATAGGGATTGATCCATTAACATCAACGGATAGATTTACTTTTAACACAATAGAGTTGATGAACGGTGTCAATTATATACCAATTATGATTGGGGCATTTGCGTTAGGGGAAGTCTTCTCTCAAATCACGAATAAAGATTCGAACAATTTAAATATGACTTCAGATGTATCAAAAGGTCTATTCAAATTTAAAGACTTCTTTGTCTATAAATGGGTCGCAATCAAATCAGCAGTTATTGGTAGTTTGCTTGGTATATTACCAGGAACAGGTGGATCGGTCGCAGCGTTTGTCAGTTATGGCGTCGCGATGAAAACAGATAAGAACCCTGAAGAATTTGGTAAAGGTAAGGCTGCAGGCGTTGTTGCACCAGAGACAGCGAATAATGCTGCGGCAGGTGTTTCCATGATTCCAACAATGATTCTTGGGATACCAGGAAGTCCAACAACTGCAGTTATTCTAGCAGCATTAGTATTACAAGGTGTACAACCAGGACCACAATTGATAGCAGATCAACCGATCTTATTGTATTCTATTTTCCTTGCAATGTTATTTGCGAGTGTGATGACATTAGTAGCTGGTAGAGCAGGCGTTCAAGTATTTACATATTTACTTAAAGCGCCGTATGCAATCATCGCAAGTTTAATTATTATTCTTTCACTATTAGGTGCATATGCGACAAACAATGATTTATTGAATGTTTGGATTATGTTGTTGTTCGGTGTCGTTGGATATTTAATGAAAATATATAACTATTCTATCCCTTCATTAATATTAGGGATTGTATTAGGACCATTGATGGAGAAATCATTAAGAAGACATTTATTAATTAATGATGGAAGCTATTTATCATTATTCCAATCACCGGTAACAGTCATCTTATTGGCAATTAGCGTTGCAATCGTAGTACTACCAATGATTACGAGCAAGAAGAAATTAGCCAAATAA
- a CDS encoding dihydrofolate reductase family protein: MRKLVVFLHTSLDGYVEGPNGAMDMGWIAYDKDLEGFANEVLRTADTIVWGRHTYEMMHEYWPTVPSDPNATEHELNHAEWIENVEKVVFSKTIDHVEWKNATLVNDNVEAVISELKQRDGGDIVVLGSPRFAHHLMSLNLVDTFKMTVSPTIIGGGLPLFKNINEQLDLKLTSHQAFDSGALGLVYDRK, translated from the coding sequence ATGAGAAAACTCGTAGTGTTTTTGCATACATCATTAGATGGTTACGTTGAAGGTCCAAATGGTGCAATGGATATGGGATGGATTGCTTATGATAAAGATTTAGAAGGATTCGCAAATGAAGTGTTACGAACAGCAGATACCATTGTTTGGGGACGTCATACGTATGAAATGATGCACGAATATTGGCCGACAGTACCCTCTGATCCAAACGCAACGGAACATGAATTGAATCATGCGGAATGGATTGAAAATGTTGAAAAAGTAGTATTCTCCAAAACGATAGATCATGTAGAATGGAAAAATGCGACATTGGTAAATGATAATGTTGAAGCGGTCATTTCAGAATTGAAACAACGAGATGGTGGCGATATTGTCGTACTAGGTAGTCCTAGATTTGCCCATCATCTTATGTCGTTAAATTTAGTAGATACATTTAAAATGACAGTTTCACCAACTATCATTGGTGGTGGATTACCGTTATTTAAAAATATTAACGAACAATTAGACCTTAAGCTCACGAGTCATCAAGCATTTGATTCAGGTGCATTAGGTTTAGTATATGATAGAAAGTAA